A window of Microbacterium luteolum contains these coding sequences:
- the cysD gene encoding sulfate adenylyltransferase subunit CysD, giving the protein MTVTAPTRLSALDLLEAEAIHIIREVVAEFERPVLLFSGGKDSVVVLHLAAKAFAPGRVPFPVLHVDTGHNFPEVIAFRDETVARLGIRLEVASVQSYIDDGRLAERPDGTRNPLQTQPLLDAIAAGKHDAVFGGARRDEDKARAKERIISLRDEFGQWDPRNQRPELWSLYNGRHLPGQHVRAFPISNWTELDVWRYIEREGIALPPLYYAHEREVFRRDGMWWAIGEFSQPRTGEETERRVVRYRTVGDMSCTGAVESDAADTASVVAEVGRSTLTERGATRADDRISEAAMEDRKKDGYF; this is encoded by the coding sequence GAGGCGATCCACATCATCCGCGAGGTCGTCGCGGAGTTCGAGCGCCCCGTGTTGCTGTTCTCCGGTGGCAAGGACTCCGTCGTCGTGCTGCACCTCGCGGCCAAGGCCTTCGCCCCCGGACGCGTGCCCTTCCCGGTGCTGCACGTCGACACCGGACACAACTTCCCCGAGGTGATCGCCTTCCGCGACGAGACGGTCGCCCGGCTCGGCATCCGTCTCGAAGTGGCGAGCGTGCAGTCGTACATCGACGACGGTCGCCTCGCCGAGCGCCCCGACGGCACGCGCAACCCGCTGCAGACGCAGCCGCTGCTCGACGCCATCGCCGCGGGGAAGCACGACGCCGTGTTCGGCGGCGCCCGCCGGGACGAGGACAAGGCGCGAGCCAAGGAGCGGATCATCTCCCTGCGCGACGAGTTCGGCCAGTGGGATCCGCGCAACCAGCGCCCGGAGCTCTGGAGCCTCTACAACGGCCGCCACCTTCCCGGTCAGCACGTGCGCGCCTTCCCGATCTCGAACTGGACAGAGCTCGACGTCTGGCGCTACATCGAGCGCGAGGGCATCGCGCTGCCTCCCCTGTACTACGCGCACGAGCGCGAGGTGTTCCGCCGCGACGGCATGTGGTGGGCGATCGGCGAGTTCTCGCAGCCGCGCACCGGCGAGGAGACCGAACGCCGCGTGGTCCGCTACCGCACGGTCGGCGACATGAGCTGCACCGGAGCCGTGGAATCGGATGCCGCGGACACGGCATCCGTCGTCGCCGAGGTCGGCCGGTCCACGCTCACGGAGCGCGGCGCCACCCGCGCCGACGACCGCATCAGCGAGGCGGCCATGGAAGACCGCAAGAAGGACGGGTACTTCTGA
- a CDS encoding sulfate adenylyltransferase subunit 1, whose protein sequence is MTAVETGSLSTSKGTLFRFATAGSVDDGKSTLVGRLLHDAKAILADQLEQVASTSRQRGFAHGEFDFALLTDGLRAEREQGITIDVAYRYFATDRRSFILADCPGHVQYTRNMVTGSATADAVIVLVDARKGIVEQTRRHLAVVSLLRVAHVIIAVNKIDLTGFDENVYVAIELEAARVAEQLGLQGIHVLPVSALEGDNIVDRSERTPWYSGPTLIELLEELPRQDEADAAASALRLPVQLVLRPQGGLSPEILDAEQYRDYRGFAGRIASGVVQVGDRVDVFPGGHETTVTGIHVAGEPADAATAPQSVTLTLADEIDAARGALIAAVGTAPAGRREAVVELFQLDARPVVAGAKVLVKHGTATVQALVAEVLSRRDLETLAHEDAPSLAANEIGRVRLRFAADLPIEPYARDRSGGSLLLIHPADGATLAAATVIDEP, encoded by the coding sequence ATGACTGCTGTTGAGACGGGGTCCCTGAGCACGTCGAAGGGCACACTGTTCCGCTTCGCCACCGCCGGATCGGTCGATGACGGCAAGTCGACCCTCGTCGGGCGCCTGCTGCACGACGCGAAGGCGATCCTCGCCGACCAGCTCGAGCAGGTCGCGTCGACGTCGCGGCAGCGCGGTTTCGCGCACGGCGAGTTCGACTTCGCGCTGCTCACCGACGGCCTCCGCGCCGAGCGCGAGCAGGGCATCACGATCGACGTCGCCTACCGGTATTTCGCGACGGATCGCCGCAGCTTCATCCTCGCCGACTGCCCCGGGCACGTGCAGTACACGCGCAACATGGTCACCGGCTCCGCCACCGCCGACGCCGTGATCGTGCTGGTCGACGCCCGCAAGGGCATCGTCGAGCAGACGCGCCGCCACCTCGCGGTCGTCTCTCTGCTGCGCGTCGCGCACGTGATCATCGCCGTCAACAAGATCGACCTCACCGGCTTCGACGAGAACGTCTACGTGGCGATCGAGCTCGAGGCAGCGCGCGTGGCCGAGCAACTGGGCCTGCAGGGCATCCACGTTCTCCCCGTCTCGGCCCTGGAAGGCGACAACATCGTCGACCGCTCCGAGCGCACCCCGTGGTACTCCGGCCCGACGCTGATCGAACTGCTCGAGGAGCTGCCGCGTCAGGACGAGGCGGATGCCGCGGCATCCGCTCTCCGGCTCCCGGTGCAGCTGGTGCTGCGCCCGCAGGGCGGGCTGTCGCCCGAGATCCTCGATGCCGAGCAGTACCGCGACTACCGCGGCTTCGCCGGGCGCATCGCCTCGGGCGTCGTGCAGGTCGGCGACCGCGTCGACGTGTTCCCCGGCGGGCATGAGACGACCGTCACCGGCATCCACGTGGCCGGAGAGCCGGCGGATGCCGCGACCGCGCCGCAGTCCGTGACCCTCACGCTCGCCGATGAGATCGACGCCGCCCGCGGTGCGCTGATCGCCGCGGTCGGCACCGCTCCGGCGGGAAGGCGCGAGGCCGTGGTCGAGCTCTTCCAGCTGGACGCGCGCCCGGTCGTCGCGGGCGCGAAGGTGCTCGTCAAGCACGGCACCGCCACCGTGCAGGCGCTGGTCGCCGAGGTGCTGTCGCGCCGTGACCTCGAGACGCTCGCGCACGAGGACGCGCCGTCGCTCGCCGCGAACGAGATCGGCCGGGTGCGGCTGCGCTTCGCCGCCGACCTGCCGATCGAGCCGTATGCGCGCGATCGCTCCGGCGGCTCGCTCCTGCTCATCCACCCCGCCGACGGCGCGACGCTCGCCGCCGCGACGGTGATCGACGAACCCTGA
- a CDS encoding ABC transporter substrate-binding protein — protein sequence MKINRTTTTLTALGLAAMMLAGCASASATGDDAKGEAEAPAEVRLGYFANVTHAPALVGLSEGLFEDALGDIDLKTEVFNAGPAAIEALSAGAIDATYIGPNPSINTFIQSGGESAHIIAGATSGGAALVVRDGIDSPEDLAGANIATPQLGNTQDVALRSWLAEEGFETSTAGGGDVTITPTENAQTLTLFQQGELDGAWLPEPWVSRLVVEAGAHVLVDEADLWKDGAFPTTVLLVRAEFAEQHPDVVEDLLEGHVASVAWLDEHADEAPTVINDALEEATGKRLSDDVLARALDNVTFTVDPHAETFAALVDNGLAAGTQKKGSIDGLFDLRALNALLAKDGGKPVSAAGLGDE from the coding sequence GTGAAGATCAACAGAACCACCACGACACTCACTGCCCTGGGACTCGCTGCGATGATGCTGGCCGGCTGCGCCTCCGCATCCGCGACCGGAGACGACGCGAAGGGCGAGGCCGAGGCCCCGGCCGAGGTGCGCCTGGGCTACTTCGCGAACGTCACGCACGCACCGGCGCTCGTCGGACTCTCCGAGGGTCTGTTCGAGGACGCGCTCGGCGACATCGACCTGAAGACCGAGGTCTTCAACGCCGGCCCCGCCGCGATCGAAGCGCTGTCGGCCGGGGCCATCGATGCCACGTACATCGGACCGAACCCGTCGATCAACACCTTCATCCAGTCGGGAGGGGAGTCGGCGCACATCATCGCGGGCGCCACCTCGGGCGGCGCCGCCCTCGTCGTGCGCGACGGGATCGACAGCCCGGAAGACCTCGCGGGCGCGAACATCGCGACCCCGCAGCTGGGCAACACGCAGGATGTCGCGCTGCGCAGCTGGCTGGCCGAGGAGGGTTTCGAGACCTCGACTGCCGGCGGCGGCGATGTCACGATCACCCCGACCGAGAACGCGCAGACGCTCACGCTGTTCCAGCAGGGCGAGCTCGACGGTGCCTGGCTGCCGGAGCCGTGGGTGTCGCGTCTCGTGGTCGAAGCGGGCGCGCACGTGCTCGTCGACGAAGCCGACCTGTGGAAGGACGGCGCGTTCCCGACCACCGTGCTGCTGGTGCGTGCGGAGTTCGCGGAGCAGCATCCCGACGTCGTCGAGGATCTGCTCGAGGGGCACGTGGCCTCCGTCGCCTGGCTCGACGAGCACGCCGACGAAGCGCCGACCGTCATCAACGACGCGCTGGAGGAGGCGACCGGCAAGAGACTGTCGGACGACGTGCTCGCCCGCGCGCTCGACAACGTCACCTTCACCGTCGATCCGCACGCGGAGACCTTCGCCGCCCTGGTCGACAACGGCCTGGCCGCCGGCACGCAGAAGAAGGGCTCGATCGACGGGCTGTTCGACCTGCGCGCACTGAACGCGCTGCTCGCGAAGGACGGCGGGAAGCCCGTCTCCGCCGCCGGACTCGGGGACGAATGA
- a CDS encoding ABC transporter ATP-binding protein, whose amino-acid sequence MGSAEAGSLSPSKGAVAALTPSFDGVTPPAAQPPAVDPAVRLSHVTKRYGSGPLVLDDVTLDIAPGEFVCLLGASGCGKSTLLNLIAGLEPLTSGEIRTATGSLSPSKGGAAVMFQESALMPWLTARKNVELALRLRGVPRGERREEAQRLLATVNLAEAGDKRPHELSGGMRQRVALARALAQDRPVLLMDEPFAALDAITRDLLHEELERVWRATGRTIVFVTHNVREAARLGQRVILLSSRPGRVAGEWKVATTTGRRIESPEVAALATEITAELRKEIRRNAA is encoded by the coding sequence GTGGGGTCGGCTGAAGCTGGGTCCCTGAGCCCGTCGAAGGGCGCGGTCGCCGCGCTCACGCCGAGCTTCGACGGCGTGACGCCTCCGGCCGCGCAGCCTCCGGCGGTCGACCCCGCGGTGCGCCTCTCCCACGTGACCAAGCGGTACGGCTCGGGGCCGCTCGTGCTCGACGACGTGACGCTCGACATCGCGCCCGGCGAGTTCGTGTGCCTGCTCGGCGCATCGGGATGCGGCAAGTCCACGCTGCTGAACCTCATCGCCGGGCTCGAGCCCCTCACGTCCGGCGAGATCCGGACCGCCACGGGGTCGCTGAGTCCGTCGAAGGGCGGCGCGGCGGTGATGTTCCAGGAATCCGCGCTGATGCCCTGGCTCACCGCGCGCAAGAACGTCGAGCTCGCACTCCGGCTGCGCGGCGTCCCCCGCGGCGAGCGCCGCGAGGAGGCGCAGCGTCTGCTCGCGACCGTGAACCTCGCCGAAGCGGGAGACAAGCGACCCCATGAGCTGTCCGGCGGCATGCGCCAGCGCGTCGCGCTCGCCCGCGCCCTCGCCCAGGACCGTCCCGTGCTGCTGATGGACGAGCCCTTCGCCGCGCTCGACGCGATCACCCGCGATCTGCTGCACGAGGAGCTCGAGCGGGTGTGGCGCGCCACCGGCCGCACGATCGTCTTCGTCACCCACAACGTGCGCGAGGCAGCGCGGCTCGGACAGCGCGTGATCCTGCTCTCCAGCCGCCCCGGTCGGGTCGCCGGGGAGTGGAAGGTCGCCACGACCACCGGCCGGCGCATCGAGTCGCCGGAGGTCGCCGCCCTCGCCACCGAGATCACCGCCGAGCTGCGGAAGGAGATCCGCCGCAATGCCGCGTGA
- the cobA gene encoding uroporphyrinogen-III C-methyltransferase, whose product MTGTVTLVGAGPGDAGLLTLRGLRALQEADVIVADRLGARAVLEQLAADGVHLAAEVIDVGKLPGHHPVPQDGINDLLVQHALAGRRVVRLKGGDPFVYGRGREEQQHCEEAGIPVEVVPGITSAVSVPAVAGIPLTHRGVAASFTVLSGHDQIEPGGVLSLSRGDHTVVLLMGVNTLGHSAHVLSSGARGVDCPVAIIEDGYGEGERVTIGTLGTIAHLAASRQVRSPAVVVVGDVVALSPHAAGSLSSSKGRTFTRRFDKLSDPGHELSDPGHEPIVPVTPKPHWADALDAGLAVDTGLVQAIDALEPASARRSPLSSLFSRSR is encoded by the coding sequence ATGACCGGAACAGTCACCCTCGTGGGAGCGGGACCCGGCGACGCCGGCCTGCTCACCCTCCGCGGCCTCCGCGCACTGCAGGAGGCCGACGTGATCGTCGCCGACCGCCTCGGCGCCCGCGCGGTGCTCGAGCAGCTCGCCGCGGACGGCGTGCACCTCGCCGCCGAGGTCATCGATGTGGGCAAGCTGCCCGGTCACCATCCGGTGCCGCAGGACGGCATCAACGACCTTCTCGTCCAGCACGCCCTGGCGGGGCGCCGCGTCGTGCGGCTGAAGGGCGGCGACCCCTTCGTCTACGGACGCGGACGCGAGGAGCAGCAGCACTGCGAGGAGGCCGGCATCCCGGTCGAGGTCGTCCCCGGCATCACGAGCGCCGTGTCGGTTCCTGCCGTCGCCGGCATCCCGCTGACCCATCGCGGCGTCGCGGCATCCTTCACCGTGCTCAGCGGCCACGACCAGATCGAGCCCGGTGGGGTCCTGAGCCTGTCCAGGGGCGACCACACGGTCGTGCTGCTGATGGGCGTGAACACGCTGGGGCACTCCGCGCACGTGCTGAGCAGCGGCGCCCGCGGGGTCGACTGCCCTGTCGCGATCATCGAAGACGGCTACGGCGAGGGCGAGCGCGTCACCATCGGTACTCTCGGCACGATCGCGCACCTCGCCGCGAGCCGCCAGGTGCGGTCGCCGGCGGTCGTCGTTGTCGGTGACGTGGTGGCCCTGAGCCCGCACGCCGCTGGGTCCCTGAGCTCGTCGAAGGGCCGCACTTTCACCCGACGCTTCGACAAGCTCAGCGACCCAGGCCATGAGCTCAGCGACCCAGGCCATGAGCCCATCGTCCCCGTGACGCCCAAGCCGCACTGGGCCGATGCTCTCGACGCGGGTCTCGCCGTCGACACGGGCCTCGTCCAGGCGATCGACGCGCTCGAACCGGCATCCGCTCGTCGTTCTCCCCTCTCCTCCCTGTTCTCTCGCTCGCGCTGA
- a CDS encoding ABC transporter permease — MPRDTTAPRLSSERSETKDDELRTLSAGLDRLQSAQGDLRPRWRTALSKVLPPIVLLLALLAAWQAYVVIADPRPDIAPGPLQVAGALGEAWETGRLQEAVLTSLERGVIGFLIAIAVGTPLGLLLAEWKPLRRAAGPLISGLTVLPSVAWVPAAIIWFGLSDATVYFVILMGAIPSIVNGLLSGIDQVPPQLRRVGTVLGASRWQLATAVILPAALPGYVAGLKQGWAFSWRSLMAAEIIAVGGSIGFGLGSMLQQSRELADLAGVLGTILLILAIGILIELAIFGPLERRMLQSRGLALGGDR, encoded by the coding sequence ATGCCGCGTGACACCACCGCCCCTCGACTTTCGAGCGAGCGCAGCGAGACCAAGGACGACGAGCTCCGTACGCTCTCCGCGGGCCTCGACCGCCTGCAGAGCGCGCAGGGCGACCTCCGCCCCCGATGGCGCACGGCGCTGTCGAAGGTGCTGCCGCCCATCGTTCTGCTGCTGGCGCTGCTCGCCGCCTGGCAGGCCTACGTCGTCATCGCCGACCCGCGGCCCGACATCGCTCCCGGTCCGCTGCAGGTGGCCGGAGCGCTCGGCGAGGCCTGGGAGACCGGCCGCCTGCAGGAGGCCGTGCTGACCAGCCTCGAGCGCGGGGTCATCGGCTTCCTCATCGCGATCGCCGTCGGCACCCCGCTCGGTCTGCTCCTGGCCGAGTGGAAGCCGCTACGCCGTGCCGCCGGTCCCCTCATCTCCGGCCTCACCGTGCTGCCCTCCGTGGCCTGGGTGCCCGCCGCGATCATCTGGTTCGGCCTCTCCGACGCGACGGTGTACTTCGTGATCCTCATGGGCGCGATCCCCTCGATCGTGAACGGACTGCTCTCCGGCATCGACCAGGTGCCGCCGCAGCTGCGCCGCGTCGGGACGGTGCTCGGAGCGAGCCGGTGGCAGCTCGCCACGGCCGTCATCCTTCCCGCCGCGCTCCCCGGCTACGTCGCCGGACTCAAGCAGGGATGGGCGTTCTCGTGGCGCTCACTCATGGCCGCGGAGATCATCGCCGTGGGCGGTTCGATCGGCTTCGGGCTCGGCTCGATGCTGCAGCAGTCGCGCGAACTCGCCGATCTCGCCGGCGTGCTCGGCACCATCCTGCTGATCCTCGCGATCGGCATCCTCATCGAGCTCGCGATCTTCGGGCCGTTGGAACGACGGATGCTGCAGAGCCGCGGCCTCGCGCTGGGAGGCGACCGATGA